The region ACTGAAGAGTTGGCTGAAGCAGGAGGCAGCTTAAATTGTCAACGCCGTTCACCGGTAATCAAAAAACAGCAATCGTACTTCTTGCCCTTGGGGACAAGTTTACTGCTGAATCATTCAAACGCATGAACCGTCAGGAAATTGCCGACGTGTCAAGAGCCATGCTCGAGATGGATTCAGTCCCTAAGGAACAGGTTCTGGAAGTACTAAAAGAGTTCAACGAAACTCTGGCATACGGAGCTGAGCTTCTCATGGGCGGAGCAGATCAGGTCAAAAGACTGCTCAGCAAATCACTTGACGAAGAAACCGCAAAATTCATTCTGGATAAACTCGATCTCGAAAGCGGGCCTGCCCCGTTTCAGGAACTCCAGAATGTCAGCCCGAAGATTCTGGCTCAGATTCTCAGGAACGAACACCCGCAGACACTGGCCCTCATTATCGGCCATCTGCACCCGGATCAGGCAGCGGACCTTATATCCAACCTGCCCGGCGGCGTAAGAGCCGAAGTGCTCATGAGACTTGCCAAGCTGGAAGCTGTGGCTGAAGAGATGCTCATGGAAGTGGACAGGGTACTGCAAAGTCAGCTTATCGCCATGGGCGGCAAGGAAGGCAAGAAAGTCGGCGGCGTACCTGCTGTAGCAGAAATCCTCAACGCCGTAGACAGATCCACAGAAGAGGAAGTTCTTTCAGAAATTGAGGAAGAATCCACCCAGATGGCTGAAGAAATCAGAAACCTCATGTTCGTTTTTGAAGACATCAAGGGACTGGACGACCGCGCGATCCGCGAACTGCTTAAGGAAGTTTCAAACGAAGAGCTCACCACCGCACTCAAGGGTGCTTCCGACGATTTACAAGAGCTTTTCTTTAAGAACATGTCCGAACGTGCTTCAAACATGATCCGCGAAGACCTCGAAATTATGGGACCTGTGAAACTTTCCGATGTGGAAGGTGCACAGCAGAATATCGTTAAAAACATCCGCCGTCTCGAAGATGAAGGCCGGATTATGATCAGTAGAGGTTCAGGAGATGTCTTTGTCTAAAGCAGAAGACAATAAGTTCTACACCGGTAGGGTTATTATGGGCGTTGATTCAAACAACAAGACCCAGGAAATGACCATACAGGAAATGGAAGGCAAGAAACAGCCGACCTGGAACGAAGACACCGACCGCGAATACTATGAGCGGGTCAAAGTTAAAGCCCAGAACATGGCTAAGGAAATTATTTCCAAAGCCATGGCTGAGGCCGAAACGATAAAAGCCAATGCTCAAGCTGAAGGATATGCCGCAGGCCAGCAGCAGGCCGCCAAGGAAGCCGAGCAGCAAATGATCGGTTTCAGTCAGAACTTGGGCCAGACTCTCAAAGCCATACAGGATCAATCACATAATATAATGATGGCTCAATCAGCAGATGCCATCAGTCTGGTCTTCATGGTCATAGAAAAGACTCTCGCAGTGGAGATGGAAAGCAGAAGACAGGAAATTCTTGGTGCTCTGCTGGACGAAGCTTTGCAACGCATTGATTCACTGACCCAACTGATCATCAAGATATCCCCTGCCGATAACGAAATTATCGGTCCCCTGCTCGAACAGGCTCAGACCGAATTCCCGGACCTCGCCAAATGGCGCATCAAAACAGATCCTGCCATTGAAAACGGCGGAGTCATTGTTGAAACAGCCGATGCCATGATTGAGAACACCGTCACTTCCCGCTGGGAAGGCGTACAGCAGATTCTCGGTCAATTAGCCCCCGAGACAGGAGAATAGCCATGGCCGACATGAAGGGCTGCACTCAACTCCTTTCCTCTCTTGACCCCTGCCGCGGTTATGGCCGCGTAAGTAAGGTTGTCGGCCTCATTGCCGAAGGTAAAGGCATTAAGGCCCCGCTTGGATCGGTCTGCCAATTGATACCGGAAGATGCGGACTCCCCCATCGCAGCGGAAGTCGTCGGGTTCAAAGATGGTGCCTGCCTGTTTATGCCCTACGGCGAAATGCACGGCATAAGCCCCGGAAGCCTGATCGAAAACTCAAAAACACCACCCAAAGTCCCGGTAGGCATGAACCTTCTCGGACGCGCAGTGGATGCGTTCGGAGAACCGATTGACGGCAAAGGGCCGATTATCCCCGAAGCATACAACCCGCTGCACCGCGATCCTCCAAATCCACTGGAAAGACCACGCATCAACGAACCTCTTGATGTAGGGGTTAAAGCCATAAACGGGTTATTGACACTGGGCAAAGGCCAGCGCATGGGTATCATGGCCGGTTCAGGCGTCGGTAAATCGACACTACTCTCCATGATGGCCCGCTACACAGTGGCGGACATCAACGTGATCGCCCTTATCGGTGAGCGTGGACGTGAAGTAGTGGAATTCATCGAACGCGATCTGGGCCCTGAAGGATTGGCTCGCTCCGTACTGGTCATCGCAACATCGGACAAAAGCCCGCTCATCCGCATGCGCGCGGCCTACACCGCGACTGCCATCGCAGAATATTTTCGCGACCTGAACAAAGATGTCCTTTTAATGATGGACTCTGTGACCCGATTTGCCATGGCCGGACGCGAAGTCGGCCTTGCTGCTGGCGAACCGCCCACACGTGGAGGTTACACCCCATCTGTTTTCGCCCAACTGCCGAAATTACTTGAACGCGCAGGAAAAAACCCCAACGGATCTATTACCGGAGTTTATACCGTACTTGTTGACGGTGACGACTTTACCGAGCCGATAGCAGATGCCGTCCGTTCAATTCTTGACGGCCATATCGTGCTCACCCGTGATCTTGCTGACCAAGGACACTACCCCTGTATCGATGTGCTCAAAAGCGTCAGTCGTGTGCGTGGTGATATTGTTCAGGGAGAAATAGTCGCCGCAGGACGTAAGGTCCTTGGGCAGCTTGCAACTTTCAGAAAAGTAGAAGACATGGTCAATATCGGCGCATACCAGAAAGGCGCAAATCCGGAAATCGACACGGCAATAACAATGGTCCCGGCCATCAATGAGTTTCTGCAACAGGTGGTAGAAGACAAGCAGACTATAGAAGAAAGCTTTACCAAACTAATGGAACTCGCATCTGCAAGCTAAAAAAGTGCCTACTCACTCATGCATTTTGATCACACAAGGACCAGCGCAAGCAGATTATTATTGAATTTTTTATAGATCAATATAGATTTTACTGCTAAAAAACATGCATCATTAAACCTGAACATAATCAATGGTGCATGGTGCAATGTTAAAACGATTCCGCGACATTTTTCTGCTGCTTGCTGTCATTATCTTCTTGCCTCCACTTAGCACCGGTTATGCTGCTCCCCTGACCATTACCATGTCTTCAGAGATGCCCCCGTTATCTTTCATCAACAATGAAGGAGAACCTGACGGCCTGCTTGTTGAATTCTGGGAAAAATGGGCAGAAAAGTCCGATACGGAAATTACTTTTAAGCTTCAATCATGGCGTAAAACTGTTGAAGATACTGCTTCCCAAATAAACTATATTCACGGTGGCTTGTTCTACTCTGCAAAACGAGCCCGTAATCTACTTTTCGGCGATTACATTTTTCCCATGGAAGGGGCTCTTTTCGCCTCATCAGAATTAGCCGGCGAAGATAAAATTGACATGCAGCAGATTTCCTGCGGAATAATTAGAGGAGGATACGGCAAAGAATTCATGGCCCGCGAGCAGACCTTTACATCCCTTACTATATTTGATGCAATTTCTAATTTATTGAAAGCGGTTAAGGAAGGACGATTGTCACTTTTCTTAATGGATTATCCTGTTGCGATGTGGCAGCTGGAAAAAATGGGACTTTCGGATTCCTTTGTATGCATAAAGAAACTATACAAACTCAATATATATCCCGCTGTCAGCAAGAAAAACCCTGAGCTAATCAGAAAGATAAACCTTAATATGGCAGCCATCCCGCAAAAAGAAAAACAAGCCATCATAAATAAATGGCTGTATCTCCCTCCAAAAACTAACGACTACCGCACTACCGCGTTATTGCTCACGGGACTGGTCCTCATACTTATGGTTTGTTTTCATCGAAACGAAATAAGAACCATGGCAAAAAACATAAAAAAGCACTTCTGCTCAAAGCTACCCGGAAATTGAACCTGACCAATCAATTGAAAGCGCTGTAACATCGTCATCAAAAACAGGACGGACCCCGGTCTTCTCTTCCAAAATATCCTCAAGAGAATCAAGCTGTATAGATTTTTCAAGCATAAGCTCTTTAGCAATTTCCACAAAAGGATCTATGCTGAAAAAATCATCATTCATACGCCATTCATAACATCCGTCAGTAAATAAAAACAATCGCAAAGAAGACGAGAACAAGCACTCACTGAGATCTATATCAACCGGAAAAAAACCAAACGGCGGAACTTTGGCAGCGAGCGGATCGCCCATCTTGCCATCCAGCATAACTAAAGTCGGACAATGTCCGGCATTCATGTACTTCATCACGCCTTTTTTAAAATCAATATCAGCCGCGAAAAGAGTGACAAAATAGCTATCCGAGCCGATCAAATCCAGCAAGTGGGAATTGATCTGGTCCAGGCTGTCGGCAAGGTCGTTATGTTTCTTACCGTCCGCTTTGAACAGAGTACGCACGATAGCCATAATAAAAGCGGCCTGCGGACCGTGCCCGGAAACATCCGCCATGATGACCCTGATGACCCCTTCGGAAACACTGAAGACATCATAGTAATCACCACTGGCCCTTCCTGATGGGCGGTACATACTTTTGATCTCAAGACCTTCAATAACCGGCACTTTCGTGGGAAGGAGTTTGTCCTGTAGTCTGGCGACAAGCTTAACTTCCTGATCAATTATATTGTAAGCCTTCTGCAGACTTGTATTGGTTTCCTGCAACTGACGGGTAAGCATAACCTGCCGGATAGCAACCCCGACTCTGGCCTTAAGCTCAACAACGTGAAAAGGCTTGGTGAGATAATCATTAGCTCCGCTATTTAAAGCCCGGGCTTTAATCTCCTGCTCGTCCTGTCCCGTAAGGACAATGATGATAACTTCCTGATCACCAATAACATCGCGTATTTTTTTTATAACATCAAAACCATCCATCCCCGGCATCACAAGATCCAGGAGAATAACGCTGGGCTTAAAATTCATATATTGTGTAATGCACTCAACACCATTGGAGGCCGTATCTACATCATAGTCGTCTTCAAGAACACGGATCAAAAAATTACGCATGGTTCCTGAATCATCAACTACTAGAATCTTGGGATTTTTTTCATCCAACTTCATAAGAGAATCTGGGCTCACCTGAAACCTCCGAAAAATAATTGGGCGATATCAAACACAAAACATTTAACCCGATCAGATTACCACAACTTCAAATAGAAATGTAGTATAATCAAGAGCATATTCAAGAACCATGTTCCCCTGATTTATCCGGCAATATATTTGAACAGACACTCCAGCAACTGTCTGCCGCACCCGAGGACCTAAGCGCAAGCAATCGTGTCAGATAAGCAAGTCCGCAATGATTTACATCTCTCCCTTCAGAATCATGACACTCAATAGAGTCGCTGATAAAGCCAAGAGCCTCTGAAATACTATTTATTTCTGCAACAACGTCTTCAAAACATTTATTCATACATATTCCTCTCTATTAAACTATCTAATTAACACCGGAAGCATGCGTAGAAATATATACAAAAAACTATTTTGTCTACATGAATCTGATTTTTTTCCAATAGAGTAGCCTATTTGCAGGACTTTATGCAATCTAATATTTATAAAAGTTTTGATAATTAAAAGATAAAAAATAATCATACACATTTAGTAATCACAAATAAGGCAAAAAATAAACATTTAATACAAACACAACAGTAATAAACATCCACATACAACCACACACACAATAAATACAATAGAAATAAGATAAAATCTTATACATAACCACAATAATATGAGAAAGATAAACAGATTATATAAAATTATAAATCAAATACAACAAGTTCTAGTCTAAAATTTACAATATCTATATATGAACATTCTTTTTATAGATGCATTTAAAAGTCCGGAGCACGTTTTCAACATGTTCCGGACTATTCAAGAGAAAATATTCTTGCAAAAGAATAAATTTCCAATTTATATATTATAGATTTATTGTGTTGTTAGATCACAACCGTATCGAAATACATTTTATTTAGATCAAACATCATTGCTTTACCAGAGAGAGCCGGTTCTTTACCACTTAGTATCTTTAAAATTTCACTACTCTGAATCCCCACAGCTGTAACAATTGCCGGAATGGGAGTGCCAAGTTCTTCCTCCAGCCCATTGTCTGATCCGAAAAAATCAGCGGGAGAAGCATCACCGGGATAAACAGTGGAGACTATTCCGGCCCAACCGGCGACAGAGGCAGTCACCATAGGAATGCCCTGATTTGCCGCAGCTTTCTTCAGCGGTTCCCTGAACTCCAACCCGCCAAGACAATCAGCAACTAAATCAGCCCCGGCTATGAAAGATTCAAAATCATCTGCTTTCATGAAATTTGAACGCACATCCAGAAAAACAGCCGCGTTAACCACCCGGACCATTTCAAAGGCAGCCTCGCTCTTCTTGCTGTCCAGAGTATTTTCAGCTGCCAGCCTTTGCCGGTTCAAGTTGGAGGGCTCAAAATTATCCCCGTCACAAGCGAGAATATTTCCGACCCCGGCCCGGACAAGAGATTCGAGCAGATGTCCACCCAAACCGCCCAAACCGACCAGGGCCACTTTTGAAAAAAACAACCTGCGCTGTTCATCTGCACTGAATGTAGAAAGATTGCGGACATACCTCTCTGGGATAGCTCCGGCCATGAACACACAACGTTCAACACAATTCAGGTCAAGCCCAAGTTTTTCCGAAATCTCACGGATAAGCGCATACGGAGCTATAAGAACCTTTATGCCTGAATCAAATTTTTTTTCGATAAAACGCCCGGCAAGCAATTCTTTTACTTTAACGTCAATACTCATATTCACCTCTTTGCTCGACCACTAAGAATAAACGCGCAATCCGTCCAAGTCAAAATCTACTGTATAGCAATCCTGGTTAGATGACACTTTCTTCAAGGTCTGATAATAATACGCACATGAAAAAAATGATTAAAGACCTTTCAAAAATAGCACGGGAAGCTGGGGCCGCCATTATGGAAGTCCGCAGCAAGGGCTTTGACATCCAAAGCAAGGATGACAAATCACCGGTAACAGCGGCTGACATTGCATCCAACAAAGTTATAACAAAGCACCTGTCCGAACTTTACCCGGATATCCCTGTTCTTTCCGAGGAAGGAATCCAGATTCCGTACAGCCAACGAAAGGAGTGGGACCAGTTCTTTCTCGTGGACCCGCTGGACGGCACTAAAGAATTCATCAAGGATAACGGCGAATTCTGTGTATGCATCGCCCTTATGCGCGCAAACCGTCCTGTACTGGGAATCATTTACGCTCCAACGCAGGATACCCTCTATACCGGGAGCATTGAAACCGGGGC is a window of Maridesulfovibrio sp. DNA encoding:
- the fliG gene encoding flagellar motor switch protein FliG, which produces MSTPFTGNQKTAIVLLALGDKFTAESFKRMNRQEIADVSRAMLEMDSVPKEQVLEVLKEFNETLAYGAELLMGGADQVKRLLSKSLDEETAKFILDKLDLESGPAPFQELQNVSPKILAQILRNEHPQTLALIIGHLHPDQAADLISNLPGGVRAEVLMRLAKLEAVAEEMLMEVDRVLQSQLIAMGGKEGKKVGGVPAVAEILNAVDRSTEEEVLSEIEEESTQMAEEIRNLMFVFEDIKGLDDRAIRELLKEVSNEELTTALKGASDDLQELFFKNMSERASNMIREDLEIMGPVKLSDVEGAQQNIVKNIRRLEDEGRIMISRGSGDVFV
- a CDS encoding FliH/SctL family protein; translated protein: MSLSKAEDNKFYTGRVIMGVDSNNKTQEMTIQEMEGKKQPTWNEDTDREYYERVKVKAQNMAKEIISKAMAEAETIKANAQAEGYAAGQQQAAKEAEQQMIGFSQNLGQTLKAIQDQSHNIMMAQSADAISLVFMVIEKTLAVEMESRRQEILGALLDEALQRIDSLTQLIIKISPADNEIIGPLLEQAQTEFPDLAKWRIKTDPAIENGGVIVETADAMIENTVTSRWEGVQQILGQLAPETGE
- a CDS encoding FliI/YscN family ATPase, which produces MADMKGCTQLLSSLDPCRGYGRVSKVVGLIAEGKGIKAPLGSVCQLIPEDADSPIAAEVVGFKDGACLFMPYGEMHGISPGSLIENSKTPPKVPVGMNLLGRAVDAFGEPIDGKGPIIPEAYNPLHRDPPNPLERPRINEPLDVGVKAINGLLTLGKGQRMGIMAGSGVGKSTLLSMMARYTVADINVIALIGERGREVVEFIERDLGPEGLARSVLVIATSDKSPLIRMRAAYTATAIAEYFRDLNKDVLLMMDSVTRFAMAGREVGLAAGEPPTRGGYTPSVFAQLPKLLERAGKNPNGSITGVYTVLVDGDDFTEPIADAVRSILDGHIVLTRDLADQGHYPCIDVLKSVSRVRGDIVQGEIVAAGRKVLGQLATFRKVEDMVNIGAYQKGANPEIDTAITMVPAINEFLQQVVEDKQTIEESFTKLMELASAS
- a CDS encoding transporter substrate-binding domain-containing protein, with protein sequence MLKRFRDIFLLLAVIIFLPPLSTGYAAPLTITMSSEMPPLSFINNEGEPDGLLVEFWEKWAEKSDTEITFKLQSWRKTVEDTASQINYIHGGLFYSAKRARNLLFGDYIFPMEGALFASSELAGEDKIDMQQISCGIIRGGYGKEFMAREQTFTSLTIFDAISNLLKAVKEGRLSLFLMDYPVAMWQLEKMGLSDSFVCIKKLYKLNIYPAVSKKNPELIRKINLNMAAIPQKEKQAIINKWLYLPPKTNDYRTTALLLTGLVLILMVCFHRNEIRTMAKNIKKHFCSKLPGN
- a CDS encoding SpoIIE family protein phosphatase translates to MSPDSLMKLDEKNPKILVVDDSGTMRNFLIRVLEDDYDVDTASNGVECITQYMNFKPSVILLDLVMPGMDGFDVIKKIRDVIGDQEVIIIVLTGQDEQEIKARALNSGANDYLTKPFHVVELKARVGVAIRQVMLTRQLQETNTSLQKAYNIIDQEVKLVARLQDKLLPTKVPVIEGLEIKSMYRPSGRASGDYYDVFSVSEGVIRVIMADVSGHGPQAAFIMAIVRTLFKADGKKHNDLADSLDQINSHLLDLIGSDSYFVTLFAADIDFKKGVMKYMNAGHCPTLVMLDGKMGDPLAAKVPPFGFFPVDIDLSECLFSSSLRLFLFTDGCYEWRMNDDFFSIDPFVEIAKELMLEKSIQLDSLEDILEEKTGVRPVFDDDVTALSIDWSGSISG
- a CDS encoding ThiF family adenylyltransferase; protein product: MSIDVKVKELLAGRFIEKKFDSGIKVLIAPYALIREISEKLGLDLNCVERCVFMAGAIPERYVRNLSTFSADEQRRLFFSKVALVGLGGLGGHLLESLVRAGVGNILACDGDNFEPSNLNRQRLAAENTLDSKKSEAAFEMVRVVNAAVFLDVRSNFMKADDFESFIAGADLVADCLGGLEFREPLKKAAANQGIPMVTASVAGWAGIVSTVYPGDASPADFFGSDNGLEEELGTPIPAIVTAVGIQSSEILKILSGKEPALSGKAMMFDLNKMYFDTVVI
- the cysQ gene encoding 3'(2'),5'-bisphosphate nucleotidase CysQ, whose product is MKKMIKDLSKIAREAGAAIMEVRSKGFDIQSKDDKSPVTAADIASNKVITKHLSELYPDIPVLSEEGIQIPYSQRKEWDQFFLVDPLDGTKEFIKDNGEFCVCIALMRANRPVLGIIYAPTQDTLYTGSIETGAQVSRNGETPATISSNPPADDEKLNIVGSRSHPAPELQEYLETLNVGKMVPAGSAIKFCLVAEGKAHQYPRFNPTMEWDTAAGQAIVEAAGGTMFGLDGKEFPYNKENLKNAGFIVKA